One part of the Tunicatimonas pelagia genome encodes these proteins:
- the glyA gene encoding serine hydroxymethyltransferase, with product MQRDYEIFTLIQQELERQERGIELIASENFTSPQVMEAMGSVLTNKYAEGLPGKRYYGGCEVVDKVEQLAIDRAKELFGATWANVQPHSGAQANAAVMLAVLQPGDKILGFDLSHGGHLTHGSPVNFSGKLYQPSFYGVEKEDGNVPAGYIDYDKVEATAQQERPKLLICGASAYSRDWDYQRLRAIADSVDALLLADISHPSALIAKGLLNDPLPHCHFVTTTTHKTLRGPRGGLIMMGQDFDNPFGVTTAKGSVRPMSALVDMGVFPGTQGGPLEHVIAAKAIAFKEALSDEFLTYTQQVIANAQVMAQEFMERGYYIISGGTDNHEMLIDLRSKEITGKVAEKVLGEADITVNKNMVPFDDKSPFVTSGIRVGSAAVTTRGMGEEEMKRIVELIDEAITHQDDEGRLHQVRQSVNQMMAEYPLYSSLEKL from the coding sequence ATGCAACGGGATTACGAGATATTTACACTTATTCAGCAAGAGCTAGAGCGTCAGGAACGCGGCATTGAATTAATTGCTTCCGAAAACTTTACTTCCCCTCAAGTAATGGAAGCGATGGGTAGCGTACTCACCAATAAATACGCCGAAGGCTTACCGGGAAAACGTTACTACGGTGGTTGTGAAGTAGTAGATAAAGTTGAGCAATTGGCTATTGATCGGGCTAAAGAACTGTTTGGTGCTACTTGGGCTAACGTGCAACCCCACTCGGGAGCACAAGCCAATGCAGCAGTTATGCTGGCTGTATTGCAACCCGGCGACAAAATTCTGGGCTTTGACCTGTCGCACGGTGGTCATTTAACCCACGGCTCACCGGTTAATTTTTCGGGTAAACTGTACCAGCCCTCATTCTACGGAGTGGAAAAGGAAGATGGCAACGTACCCGCCGGATATATTGACTACGATAAAGTAGAGGCCACCGCCCAGCAAGAGCGACCCAAACTGCTTATCTGCGGAGCTTCAGCTTACAGTCGTGATTGGGATTACCAGCGATTGCGAGCCATTGCTGATAGCGTAGACGCTTTGCTACTGGCTGATATTTCTCATCCTTCCGCCCTTATTGCCAAAGGGCTGCTAAACGACCCGCTGCCCCATTGTCACTTTGTGACTACTACTACGCATAAAACCTTGCGTGGCCCACGGGGTGGTTTAATTATGATGGGGCAGGACTTTGATAACCCCTTTGGTGTAACTACGGCGAAAGGCTCGGTACGCCCAATGTCGGCATTGGTAGATATGGGAGTGTTTCCGGGTACGCAGGGTGGGCCATTAGAGCACGTAATCGCCGCTAAAGCAATCGCTTTTAAAGAGGCATTGTCAGACGAATTTTTAACGTATACTCAGCAAGTAATTGCTAATGCTCAAGTGATGGCTCAGGAATTTATGGAACGGGGCTATTACATTATTTCCGGAGGAACTGATAACCACGAAATGCTTATCGATCTACGTTCTAAAGAGATTACCGGAAAAGTAGCTGAAAAAGTTCTAGGCGAAGCTGACATCACAGTAAATAAGAACATGGTTCCTTTCGATGATAAGTCACCATTTGTGACTTCCGGTATTCGGGTAGGGAGTGCGGCAGTAACTACCCGGGGTATGGGCGAAGAAGAAATGAAGCGTATCGTGGAACTGATTGATGAAGCGATAACACATCAAGATGACGAAGGTAGGCTGCATCAAGTACGGCAGTCAGTGAACCAAATGATGGCCGAGTATCCTTTATACAGTAGTTTGGAGAAGTTATAA
- the pheA gene encoding prephenate dehydratase: MESDKLSEYRQRIDQLDSQLLALLNERMEVVKQVGELKRSNNSIIYRPEREKAILDRLKGRNTGLLPETAIDAIFLEIFAVSRNIELPERIAYLGPNGSFTHQAAESRFGAMSEYMPVSSIRAVFKSVAAEITRFGVVPVENNQQGLVPETADCLAEYNVQIVAELPMDVHFAFVSRANKLSEVRKIYSKDIAFRQCSKFIDEVVNDSTVELIPVESTSKAARLAEQEADSAAICSRIAAQEYQVPILFENVETSGDNQTRFFIISKLFANQPSGSDKTSVLVKLPHSDEPGILADFLQAFNQANINLTKIESRPAKRGKTFTYWFFIDFEGHWLDENIQHIVNQYKEEIKWLGSYVRLI, encoded by the coding sequence ATGGAATCAGATAAACTTAGCGAATACCGCCAACGTATTGACCAACTTGATAGTCAACTTCTAGCCCTACTTAACGAACGGATGGAGGTAGTTAAGCAAGTTGGTGAGCTTAAGCGATCTAACAATAGTATTATCTACCGCCCCGAACGGGAAAAAGCCATTCTAGACCGTCTGAAAGGCCGGAATACTGGACTGTTACCCGAAACGGCCATTGATGCGATCTTTCTCGAGATATTTGCCGTAAGCCGTAATATTGAACTGCCAGAGCGGATTGCCTACCTGGGGCCTAACGGTAGTTTTACCCATCAGGCTGCCGAAAGCAGGTTTGGAGCCATGAGCGAGTATATGCCCGTGAGCAGCATTCGGGCAGTGTTTAAATCGGTGGCTGCCGAAATCACTCGCTTTGGAGTAGTACCTGTAGAAAATAACCAACAAGGTTTAGTACCCGAAACCGCCGATTGTTTAGCAGAGTATAATGTGCAAATTGTGGCTGAGCTGCCAATGGATGTACACTTTGCTTTTGTCAGTCGGGCTAATAAGTTGTCTGAGGTTCGCAAAATTTATTCCAAGGATATTGCCTTTCGTCAGTGTAGCAAGTTTATTGATGAGGTAGTAAACGACAGTACAGTAGAGTTGATTCCGGTAGAGTCTACCTCTAAAGCAGCCCGGTTAGCCGAGCAGGAGGCTGATAGTGCCGCAATTTGCTCTCGTATTGCCGCACAAGAGTATCAGGTACCTATTTTGTTTGAGAATGTAGAAACCTCAGGTGACAATCAAACCCGCTTTTTTATCATCAGTAAGTTATTTGCCAATCAGCCCAGCGGATCGGATAAAACATCGGTACTGGTGAAGTTACCGCACTCGGATGAACCCGGTATTTTAGCTGATTTTTTGCAGGCGTTCAACCAAGCCAATATTAACCTAACCAAAATTGAAAGCCGCCCCGCCAAACGAGGCAAAACGTTTACGTACTGGTTTTTTATTGATTTTGAAGGCCACTGGCTAGATGAAAATATCCAGCATATTGTAAACCAGTACAAAGAAGAAATAAAGTGGCTCGGTAGCTACGTACGGTTAATATAA
- the hemH gene encoding ferrochelatase: MNKSNSKIGVLLVNLGTPDSPKTGDVRRYLREFLMDKRVVDYPLIPRWMLVNLIIAPFRAPKSAKEYRKLWEDRGSPLKFYGEDVRDLLQESLSDEYIVKLAMRYQSPSIQQGLDELQKANVRHIICIPLFPQYASATSGSVIDKVMEVVKTWQIIPSVNFVSHFPDHPLFIEAHLERAREQLDKQEFEHVLFSYHGIPVSQIKKGSQDNYCKVGDCCNSFHKKNQFCYRAQCFQTSRVLAEKLNIPPEKYTVSFQSRLGPVPWIRPYTDEVLEELAEKGIKKVLAFSPAFVADCLETTLEVGEEYKDDFLEAGGEVWQLVESLNDHPKWIACLKDLVLQNTADGRNAQATASQMETNFENEVAPSVNQVS, encoded by the coding sequence ATGAATAAGAGTAACAGCAAAATCGGAGTATTACTAGTCAACCTAGGTACGCCGGATAGCCCAAAAACGGGCGATGTGCGTCGCTACCTGCGCGAATTTTTAATGGACAAGCGAGTAGTAGATTATCCGCTGATTCCTCGGTGGATGCTGGTTAATCTGATTATTGCTCCGTTCCGTGCTCCCAAATCTGCCAAAGAATATCGTAAGCTGTGGGAAGACCGCGGGTCGCCGCTCAAATTTTATGGGGAAGATGTGCGTGATCTGCTGCAAGAATCTCTAAGTGATGAGTACATTGTAAAACTGGCCATGCGCTATCAAAGCCCCAGTATTCAGCAAGGGTTAGACGAGTTACAGAAAGCAAATGTTCGCCACATCATTTGTATTCCACTATTTCCGCAGTACGCTTCAGCTACTTCTGGCTCGGTCATCGACAAAGTGATGGAGGTCGTCAAAACCTGGCAGATTATTCCATCAGTTAATTTTGTTAGTCACTTTCCCGATCATCCGTTATTTATTGAGGCTCACCTAGAGCGTGCCCGCGAACAGTTGGATAAGCAAGAGTTTGAGCACGTTCTCTTCAGCTACCACGGAATACCCGTTAGCCAAATTAAGAAAGGATCGCAAGATAATTACTGTAAGGTGGGTGACTGCTGCAATAGCTTTCACAAGAAAAATCAGTTTTGCTACCGAGCGCAGTGCTTCCAAACCTCTCGGGTACTCGCTGAGAAGTTGAATATTCCGCCCGAGAAATATACCGTTTCTTTCCAATCACGTTTAGGGCCGGTACCCTGGATTCGTCCGTACACGGATGAGGTTTTAGAAGAGTTAGCCGAAAAAGGTATTAAGAAGGTATTGGCATTCTCCCCCGCCTTTGTGGCTGATTGCCTGGAAACTACTTTAGAAGTAGGCGAAGAATATAAAGACGATTTTCTGGAAGCGGGAGGCGAAGTATGGCAATTGGTAGAAAGTCTTAATGACCACCCTAAATGGATTGCCTGCTTGAAAGATTTAGTACTGCAAAATACTGCCGATGGGCGTAATGCTCAGGCTACCGCAAGTCAGATGGAAACAAATTTTGAGAATGAAGTAGCTCCTTCAGTTAACCAGGTATCCTAG
- a CDS encoding glycosyltransferase family 39 protein yields the protein MNHLLLLWEEKPWLVIICSAIIVRLIAVIFAGGYGYEDDHFLVIKPAQGWVQGQDSNNWIVDNYEENTSGRSLLYPGLHYVLFLSLETIGIDNPMVKMLVSRLLHAIFSLLVVVYGYRLTKLLATQNHANFVGLLLATFWMLPQISVRNLVEAVPIPLLMIASYWLIQYERKEKLSSILFWVGILFGICFSFRYQTLFFAGGVGLGYLFTRQWRITVILALSTLVPIILLHGVGDWLATGVPFGKVWYYIDYNIINSTSYFSEPWYTYLLILLGVFIPPVSFFLLFGFFSSYKIHFPVWLGVFIFLLFHSIFPNKQERFIFTIIPHLLVFGYLGWKQFLANSPKWQQYQAFRRGSWVFFWIVNLIMVVIYSSYYNKQARIEGMRYLAEQGDVQAIMLVDLHREVLKPAPLFYLEKEVPVYDFNKGDDINLMQDSLRNLPPEQFPNYVVIMHKRGRDISDTPEQLSPLFPELSYQTTASMSLVDRVRNYFNKSIKLDDWVIYRVESTSSSE from the coding sequence ATGAATCATTTATTACTGCTCTGGGAAGAGAAACCTTGGTTGGTGATTATATGCTCAGCTATAATCGTTCGGCTGATTGCTGTAATCTTTGCTGGTGGCTATGGCTACGAAGACGATCACTTTTTAGTAATAAAGCCCGCTCAAGGTTGGGTACAAGGACAAGATTCTAATAACTGGATTGTTGATAATTACGAAGAAAATACCAGTGGGCGGAGTTTATTGTATCCTGGATTGCACTATGTATTATTTCTAAGCCTAGAAACTATCGGGATTGATAACCCTATGGTTAAAATGCTGGTAAGCAGACTATTACACGCGATCTTTTCTTTACTAGTTGTTGTGTATGGTTACCGTCTGACAAAGCTGCTCGCTACTCAAAATCATGCTAACTTTGTGGGGTTACTACTCGCCACTTTTTGGATGCTTCCTCAAATTTCAGTCAGAAATTTAGTGGAGGCAGTGCCTATTCCTCTATTGATGATAGCCTCGTACTGGTTAATACAGTATGAGCGGAAAGAAAAGTTGTCTTCTATACTATTTTGGGTAGGTATTTTATTTGGAATATGTTTTTCCTTCCGCTATCAGACCTTATTTTTTGCAGGAGGGGTAGGGTTAGGTTATCTATTTACTAGGCAATGGCGAATCACCGTTATTCTAGCACTTAGTACGCTCGTGCCTATCATTTTGCTACACGGAGTAGGCGATTGGTTAGCTACTGGTGTTCCTTTCGGTAAGGTATGGTATTACATAGACTACAACATAATCAATTCCACTTCCTATTTTTCTGAGCCGTGGTATACATATTTACTAATCTTGCTTGGTGTGTTTATTCCGCCTGTTAGCTTTTTTCTCCTGTTCGGCTTTTTCAGTAGCTATAAAATACATTTTCCGGTTTGGTTAGGAGTTTTCATCTTTCTGCTATTTCACTCCATTTTTCCTAATAAGCAAGAGCGATTTATATTTACCATCATACCCCACCTTCTCGTTTTCGGGTATTTAGGCTGGAAACAGTTTCTAGCTAACAGTCCAAAGTGGCAACAGTACCAGGCTTTTCGGCGGGGAAGCTGGGTTTTCTTCTGGATTGTTAACTTAATTATGGTAGTAATATACTCTAGTTATTATAACAAACAGGCCAGAATTGAAGGGATGCGTTATTTGGCTGAACAAGGGGATGTTCAGGCTATTATGTTGGTAGACCTGCACCGAGAAGTTCTCAAACCCGCCCCGCTGTTCTATTTAGAAAAAGAGGTTCCGGTGTATGATTTCAATAAAGGTGATGATATCAATCTAATGCAAGATAGCTTGCGTAACTTACCACCCGAGCAATTTCCCAACTACGTAGTAATTATGCACAAGCGAGGGCGTGATATTTCGGATACTCCCGAGCAACTCTCCCCTTTGTTTCCTGAACTCAGCTACCAAACCACCGCATCAATGAGCTTAGTAGACCGGGTACGTAACTATTTTAATAAATCTATTAAACTAGACGATTGGGTAATTTACCGGGTAGAATCAACTTCTTCCTCAGAATAA
- a CDS encoding GtrA family protein, which yields MVEIPSELISEALFFKFIKFGLVGASGLIVDFAATYLLKERVEINKYLANGIGFALAASSNFALNRYWTFASTDPAIFQQYSKFLVISTVGLAFNHIIVYYLAGRGQLNFYFSKGISIAIVVIWNFLANYYYTFTYSA from the coding sequence ATGGTAGAGATTCCCTCTGAGCTAATTAGTGAGGCTTTATTTTTCAAGTTTATTAAATTTGGCCTGGTTGGCGCAAGTGGATTGATCGTGGACTTTGCGGCGACTTATCTACTCAAGGAACGAGTAGAAATAAATAAATACCTAGCCAACGGGATAGGGTTTGCCCTAGCTGCTTCGAGCAATTTTGCGCTCAATCGGTACTGGACTTTTGCCAGCACTGATCCAGCCATTTTTCAGCAGTACAGTAAGTTTTTAGTTATATCAACCGTGGGCCTAGCCTTTAATCACATCATAGTTTATTACCTAGCTGGCCGAGGGCAACTCAACTTCTACTTCTCTAAAGGAATATCCATCGCCATAGTGGTAATTTGGAATTTCTTAGCAAACTACTACTACACTTTTACGTATTCCGCATGA
- a CDS encoding DUF4286 family protein: MILYNVTVNVEQAIEKEWLQWMQNEHMLDVINTGLFQTAKVFRLLNVEQSEGTSTYAVQYFAKSREDYQTYERDHADALRQESTLRFGNRTVAFRTLMEEV, encoded by the coding sequence ATGATTCTATACAATGTAACCGTTAATGTTGAGCAAGCGATTGAGAAAGAATGGCTCCAGTGGATGCAAAATGAGCATATGCTGGATGTTATCAACACCGGATTATTCCAGACAGCTAAGGTTTTTCGTCTCCTAAACGTAGAGCAATCCGAAGGTACTAGCACCTACGCGGTTCAGTACTTCGCCAAGAGCAGAGAAGACTACCAAACCTACGAACGCGACCATGCCGATGCCCTGCGCCAAGAGTCAACTCTTCGTTTCGGTAACCGCACTGTGGCTTTCCGCACCTTGATGGAGGAAGTTTGA
- a CDS encoding metallophosphoesterase — protein sequence MKRRQFIQGVSGLAGLSALAGLYTWQIEPFWLEFVKKKMPIRNLPNDLVGKTLMQVSDIHVGNRFDWQFLIDSFQKAQKLNPDFVVYTGDYVSYENEQQVDQLQKVLKHALTGTIGTFGVLGNHDYGDFWAEDNVADAITDVLQQAGITVLRNEQRIVDGLNFIGLDDFWGTNFQPDRVMAKHDQQQASVVLCHNPDVCDLDIWNGYQGWILSGHTHGGQCKPPFLPPPMLPVKNREYTAGEIDLNDGRTLYINRALGHLWQVRFNVRPEITVFELSKT from the coding sequence ATGAAAAGACGTCAGTTTATTCAAGGAGTATCCGGGCTTGCCGGGTTGAGTGCATTAGCGGGGCTTTATACCTGGCAAATTGAGCCATTTTGGCTAGAATTTGTGAAAAAGAAAATGCCTATCCGAAATCTTCCTAATGATTTGGTAGGTAAAACGTTAATGCAAGTCAGCGATATTCACGTTGGTAATCGGTTTGACTGGCAATTTCTCATAGATTCTTTCCAAAAAGCGCAGAAGCTAAATCCTGATTTTGTCGTGTACACTGGCGACTACGTTAGCTACGAAAATGAGCAGCAAGTAGATCAATTACAAAAAGTGCTCAAACACGCCCTCACCGGAACCATCGGAACGTTTGGCGTACTAGGCAACCACGACTACGGTGATTTTTGGGCTGAAGATAATGTGGCAGATGCTATTACTGATGTTTTACAGCAAGCAGGTATCACAGTACTCAGAAATGAACAACGTATTGTCGATGGTTTGAATTTTATCGGCCTGGATGATTTTTGGGGCACGAATTTTCAACCCGACCGAGTGATGGCAAAGCACGACCAGCAACAAGCCAGTGTAGTACTTTGTCATAACCCGGATGTCTGCGATTTAGATATCTGGAACGGCTACCAGGGCTGGATCCTATCGGGACATACCCACGGCGGGCAGTGCAAACCACCCTTTTTACCTCCACCCATGTTGCCCGTAAAGAACCGAGAATATACGGCGGGTGAAATTGACTTGAACGACGGTAGAACGCTCTACATCAATCGGGCGTTAGGTCACCTTTGGCAAGTTCGGTTCAACGTAAGACCGGAGATTACGGTTTTTGAGCTGAGTAAAACCTGA
- a CDS encoding GNAT family N-acetyltransferase, protein MPIHLRDGMKEDLPHVLQLIKELAEFEREPQEVEITLEELEQDGFGEKPVFDFFVAEDTEQDKIVGLALYFYSYSTWKGKCIYLEDLIVTEAYRGQGIGKQLLDRIIQKAKDEDARRVVWQVLDWNTPAIEFYKSLGASVLSEWLTCRLVKDQIQKYN, encoded by the coding sequence ATGCCTATTCACCTACGCGACGGAATGAAAGAAGATTTACCCCACGTCCTCCAACTTATTAAAGAACTAGCTGAATTTGAGCGGGAGCCACAGGAGGTAGAAATCACCCTAGAAGAACTAGAGCAAGACGGCTTCGGCGAAAAGCCTGTCTTTGACTTCTTTGTTGCAGAAGATACTGAGCAAGACAAGATAGTCGGGCTAGCTCTGTATTTCTACAGCTACTCTACCTGGAAAGGAAAATGTATTTATTTGGAAGACCTCATCGTTACCGAAGCCTACCGAGGGCAGGGTATCGGTAAGCAACTGCTTGACCGGATTATTCAGAAAGCCAAAGATGAGGATGCCCGACGAGTGGTTTGGCAGGTATTGGACTGGAACACTCCCGCTATCGAGTTCTACAAATCCTTAGGAGCCTCGGTGCTATCGGAATGGTTAACTTGTCGACTGGTAAAAGATCAAATTCAGAAATACAATTAA
- a CDS encoding DUF2442 domain-containing protein translates to MSTSDNKIANKRANDPLDQLIFEEGLRIKQVWFDQSLDLIVVLLNNKKILKRPLSDFERLSNATEEQLLNFENDGIGIFWSEIDEDLSLRGFLKYELAHMDKPLVA, encoded by the coding sequence ATGAGTACTTCAGATAATAAAATTGCTAATAAACGAGCCAATGATCCTCTAGATCAGCTGATATTTGAAGAAGGTCTGCGGATAAAGCAGGTATGGTTTGATCAGAGCTTAGATTTGATCGTAGTGTTATTGAATAATAAGAAAATCTTAAAACGGCCATTATCAGATTTCGAGAGGTTATCAAATGCTACTGAAGAACAATTGCTCAATTTTGAAAACGATGGTATTGGTATTTTCTGGTCAGAAATTGACGAAGATTTGAGTCTGCGCGGGTTTCTGAAATATGAACTAGCTCATATGGACAAACCTCTAGTTGCTTGA
- a CDS encoding DUF4160 domain-containing protein codes for MPTVLLINGFRFFFYSDEGNEPCHIHIKKGGERGKWWLEPELKEEYAYGFTQQERKQIKRTIAEHQQQLTEAWYEYFR; via the coding sequence GTGCCAACCGTATTATTAATAAATGGTTTCAGATTCTTCTTTTATTCTGATGAAGGTAATGAACCATGTCATATTCATATAAAAAAGGGAGGAGAGCGTGGCAAGTGGTGGTTAGAACCAGAACTAAAGGAAGAATATGCCTATGGCTTTACCCAACAGGAGCGGAAGCAGATTAAACGAACAATAGCCGAACATCAGCAACAATTAACAGAAGCATGGTATGAGTACTTCAGATAA
- a CDS encoding prolyl oligopeptidase family serine peptidase produces the protein MKQLFFSALTIAVVACTTAEESSNTMNIDYPPTQTIDHTDEYFGVEVADPYRWLEDDRSEETAQWVNAQNVVTQGYLENIPYRTAIEERLTELWNYEKYGTPFKRGDRYYYFKNDGLQNQSVMYVQDDLEAEPDVFLDPNQFSSDGTVSLATASFTKDGSMIAYAISESGSDWRKVLVMDAASQEIVEDTLQDVKFSRIAWKDNEGFYYSSYDKPKEGSDLSGINMNHKLFYHKLGSPQSEDELVFGGEQTPRRYVGSTVTKDQNFLAITAAMGTTGRELYIKDLRQPDSEIIPVVQNFENNHSVVYSEGSTLYILTNLDAPNQRLVKVDATQPTPENWEDVLPEKDYVLRGVSFAGGKLFANYLKDAATRIEQYDLQGAFERVVELPTIGTAGGFDGEADQETLFYAFTSFTYPTTIFSYDVASGTSTVFKQPELDINPEDFETKQVFYESKDGTKVPMFIVHRKGMEMDGQNPTYLYAYGGFNISLTPSFSVVRQYWLDNGGVFAMPNLRGGGEYGEAWHEAGMQMNKQNVFDDFIAAAEYLKANNYTSTEKLAIAGGSNGGLLVGATMTQRPDLCQVALPAVGVMDMLRYHQFTAGAGWAPDYGIADSSQAMFEYLHAYSPLHNIEEGTTYPATLVTTADHDDRVVPAHSFKFAATLQEKHAGEKPVLIRIETKAGHGAGKPTSKQIEEWADKYAFTYYNMNVMPEHVR, from the coding sequence ATGAAACAATTATTTTTCTCAGCACTAACAATCGCGGTCGTAGCCTGCACTACTGCCGAAGAGTCTTCTAACACTATGAATATAGACTACCCTCCTACCCAAACCATAGACCATACCGATGAATACTTTGGGGTAGAAGTAGCTGACCCTTATCGATGGCTAGAGGATGACCGTTCGGAAGAAACTGCCCAGTGGGTAAACGCCCAAAATGTGGTAACCCAGGGATACTTAGAAAATATTCCGTATCGCACGGCGATTGAAGAGCGACTGACTGAGTTGTGGAACTACGAAAAGTACGGTACGCCCTTTAAGCGAGGTGACCGCTATTACTACTTTAAAAACGATGGGTTACAGAACCAGAGCGTGATGTACGTACAAGATGACCTGGAAGCTGAGCCGGACGTATTCCTTGACCCCAATCAGTTTTCGTCAGACGGAACGGTCTCGCTAGCGACGGCTAGTTTTACGAAAGATGGCTCAATGATCGCCTACGCCATTTCCGAGTCGGGTTCCGACTGGCGGAAGGTATTAGTAATGGATGCTGCTTCGCAGGAAATTGTGGAGGATACGTTGCAGGATGTGAAGTTCAGCCGTATTGCCTGGAAAGACAACGAAGGATTCTACTACAGCAGCTACGATAAACCCAAAGAGGGTAGCGATCTTTCAGGGATCAATATGAACCATAAGCTATTTTATCATAAACTAGGCAGTCCCCAAAGTGAAGATGAGCTGGTTTTTGGTGGCGAGCAAACTCCCCGTCGCTACGTAGGTAGTACAGTAACTAAAGATCAGAATTTTCTCGCAATTACCGCTGCGATGGGTACCACCGGGCGGGAATTATACATTAAAGATTTACGCCAACCTGACAGTGAAATTATTCCAGTTGTTCAGAATTTTGAAAATAATCATTCAGTGGTATACAGCGAAGGCAGTACGTTATACATTCTCACCAACCTGGATGCACCCAACCAACGATTGGTGAAGGTAGACGCGACTCAGCCTACACCCGAAAACTGGGAGGATGTGTTGCCGGAGAAAGATTACGTTTTGCGAGGAGTTTCCTTTGCGGGCGGTAAGCTGTTTGCTAATTATTTGAAAGATGCCGCTACCCGCATTGAACAGTACGACTTGCAGGGAGCATTTGAGCGAGTGGTTGAGTTACCCACCATTGGTACCGCCGGTGGTTTCGATGGGGAAGCCGATCAGGAGACGCTATTTTACGCCTTCACCTCCTTTACGTACCCCACCACAATATTCTCTTACGACGTGGCTTCCGGTACTTCTACGGTGTTTAAGCAACCTGAGCTAGATATTAATCCGGAAGACTTTGAGACCAAGCAGGTATTTTACGAGAGTAAAGATGGTACCAAAGTGCCGATGTTTATCGTCCACCGTAAAGGAATGGAAATGGACGGACAGAATCCTACGTATCTTTACGCCTACGGCGGATTCAATATCAGCCTAACACCCAGCTTTAGCGTAGTGCGCCAGTACTGGTTAGATAATGGCGGAGTGTTTGCCATGCCCAACCTGCGCGGTGGGGGCGAATACGGTGAAGCCTGGCACGAAGCGGGAATGCAGATGAACAAGCAAAACGTATTTGATGATTTCATCGCCGCTGCCGAATACCTGAAAGCGAATAACTATACCTCTACCGAAAAACTAGCGATTGCCGGAGGCTCGAACGGTGGTCTGCTCGTGGGAGCTACTATGACTCAACGCCCTGATTTATGCCAGGTGGCATTGCCCGCGGTAGGCGTAATGGACATGCTCCGTTACCACCAGTTTACCGCCGGAGCCGGTTGGGCTCCCGACTACGGCATTGCCGACAGCAGCCAAGCGATGTTTGAGTACTTACACGCTTACTCACCTCTGCACAATATTGAAGAAGGCACCACCTACCCTGCCACGCTGGTAACTACCGCCGACCACGACGACCGCGTAGTACCCGCCCACTCCTTCAAGTTTGCGGCTACCCTGCAAGAAAAGCACGCCGGAGAAAAACCCGTACTCATCCGCATTGAAACCAAAGCCGGTCACGGAGCGGGCAAACCCACTTCCAAACAAATTGAGGAGTGGGCCGATAAATATGCCTTCACCTACTACAATATGAACGTAATGCCAGAGCATGTGCGGTGA